The Flaviramulus sp. BrNp1-15 genome has a window encoding:
- a CDS encoding DMT family transporter has translation MKNQHSNHLLLLAFATLLISTSGPLGKFIDLPTPVIIWWRCALGALFLFLFCTYKKISIKIKSKRDLPTTVLSALFLGTHWITYFYALKLSNVAIGMLSLFTFPVITALLEPFFIKSKLDLTHVALGVMVLIGIYILAPDLNFENSHVKGILFGLFSAFCYALRNLIIKQHVNRYNGTVIMLHQIIILSIVLIPFVFIMGTNNISTQYPYVITLALLTTAIGHSLFIHSFKYFSVSTASIIGSIQPIFGIIIAFMFLNEIPKTNTFIGGALILITVVIESIRSKKNSA, from the coding sequence ATGAAAAACCAACACTCCAACCACCTACTTCTACTTGCATTTGCAACCTTATTAATTAGTACTTCAGGACCTTTGGGTAAGTTTATAGATTTACCAACACCTGTTATTATTTGGTGGCGTTGTGCTTTAGGTGCATTGTTTTTATTCCTGTTTTGCACATATAAAAAAATTAGCATTAAAATAAAATCTAAAAGAGATTTACCAACAACTGTTTTAAGTGCTTTATTTTTAGGGACACACTGGATAACTTATTTCTATGCACTAAAACTATCTAATGTGGCAATTGGTATGTTATCATTATTTACATTCCCTGTAATTACGGCATTATTGGAACCATTTTTTATAAAATCAAAACTTGACCTAACACATGTGGCTTTAGGCGTTATGGTTTTAATTGGTATTTATATACTTGCTCCAGATTTAAATTTTGAAAACTCGCATGTAAAAGGTATCCTTTTCGGGTTATTTTCTGCATTTTGTTATGCACTGCGTAATCTTATAATAAAACAGCATGTGAATCGATATAATGGTACAGTGATTATGCTGCATCAAATTATCATTTTAAGCATTGTTTTAATTCCTTTTGTCTTTATAATGGGTACAAATAATATTTCTACCCAATATCCTTACGTAATAACTTTAGCTTTACTTACAACAGCAATTGGTCATTCATTATTTATTCACTCTTTTAAATACTTTTCGGTAAGTACAGCAAGTATTATTGGGAGTATACAACCTATTTTTGGTATTATAATCGCCTTTATGTTCTTAAATGAAATTCCAAAAACCAACACATTTATTGGTGGTGCTTTAATTCTTATTACTGTTGTTATTGAAAGTATAAGATCTAAAAAAAACTCAGCTTAG
- a CDS encoding dipeptidase gives MNNIQSYITEHKERFLNELIELLKIPSISADSAYKDDVLKTAEAIKDSLKKAGCNTVEICKTDGYPIVYGEKIIDKNLPTVLVYGHYDVQPPDPLELWTSPPFEPVIKKTDLHPEGAIYARGACDDKGQMYMHVKAMEFMTSTNQLPCNVKFMIEGEEEVGSANLATFVKNNHDKLKNDVILISDTGMIANDVPSITTGLRGLSYVEVEVTGPNRDLHSGLYGGAVANPINVLTKMIASLHDENNHITIPGFYDKVEELSKEERAEMAKAPFNLENYKKALDIESVYGEDDYTTNERNSIRPTLDVNGIWGGYIGEGAKTVIASKAYAKISMRLVPHQDWEEITQLFKKHFESIAPKGVKIKVKPHHGGQGYVTPINSVGYKAASKAYQDTFGKTPIPQRSGGSIPIVALFEQELKSKTILMGFGLDSDAIHSPNEHFGIWNYLKGIETIPLFYKYFTELFE, from the coding sequence ATGAATAATATTCAATCTTATATTACCGAACATAAAGAAAGATTTTTAAACGAATTAATAGAACTTCTAAAAATACCATCAATTAGTGCAGATTCTGCATATAAAGATGATGTGTTAAAAACTGCTGAAGCCATTAAAGATAGCCTTAAAAAAGCAGGATGCAATACCGTTGAAATATGCAAAACAGATGGATACCCTATAGTTTATGGCGAAAAAATAATCGATAAAAATCTACCAACCGTTTTAGTTTACGGGCATTACGACGTACAACCACCAGATCCATTAGAATTATGGACTTCACCTCCTTTTGAACCTGTAATAAAAAAGACAGATTTACATCCTGAAGGTGCTATTTATGCCCGTGGCGCTTGCGATGACAAAGGACAAATGTACATGCATGTTAAAGCTATGGAGTTTATGACATCAACAAACCAATTGCCTTGTAATGTAAAATTTATGATTGAGGGTGAAGAAGAAGTTGGTAGTGCAAACTTAGCAACCTTTGTAAAAAACAATCATGACAAGTTAAAAAATGATGTTATTCTTATTTCTGATACAGGCATGATAGCAAATGATGTGCCTTCAATAACTACAGGCTTACGCGGACTAAGTTACGTTGAAGTTGAAGTTACAGGTCCAAATCGTGATTTACACTCTGGCTTATATGGTGGTGCTGTTGCAAACCCCATTAATGTTTTAACTAAAATGATTGCTTCTTTACATGATGAAAACAATCACATTACTATACCCGGTTTTTATGATAAAGTTGAAGAACTCTCAAAAGAAGAGCGTGCTGAAATGGCAAAAGCGCCTTTTAATTTAGAAAACTATAAAAAAGCTTTAGATATTGAATCGGTTTATGGTGAAGATGACTACACAACCAACGAAAGAAATTCTATAAGACCAACCCTAGATGTTAATGGTATTTGGGGTGGTTATATTGGTGAAGGTGCAAAAACTGTTATTGCAAGTAAAGCTTATGCTAAAATATCAATGCGATTAGTGCCACATCAAGATTGGGAAGAAATCACACAACTCTTCAAAAAGCATTTTGAAAGCATTGCTCCAAAAGGTGTAAAAATAAAAGTAAAACCACATCATGGTGGACAAGGTTATGTTACTCCAATAAATAGCGTTGGTTATAAAGCAGCTAGTAAAGCCTATCAAGATACGTTTGGCAAAACCCCAATACCTCAACGAAGCGGAGGTAGTATTCCTATAGTTGCGCTTTTTGAGCAAGAGTTAAAAAGTAAAACTATTTTAATGGGCTTTGGTTTAGATAGTGATGCTATTCATTCGCCTAACGAACATTTTGGTATCTGGAATTACCTAAAAGGTATTGAAACTATTCCGTTGTTTTATAAATATTTTACTGAGTTATTTGAATAA